One region of Bdellovibrio bacteriovorus genomic DNA includes:
- a CDS encoding outer membrane beta-barrel protein: MKIIITALLLSALVSPAYAIRTLSVKKDRVLLDLEGESVQAGEKLGVRDGDGKARALLEIKQVKNNRAVAAILKGSMSPDFSIEKLSRGAKSSQTASRAPKSQSAWGLTAGYAMNTMTVKPTGTSSISLSGNSFNLSGFYQMQLDGNISARILGGYESLQASGTSSAASCTGSSDCKVEIGYLGVEALVRYTFLKTKTMEFNAAAGLGFLFAMNKSSNVLDTSKISTNQTIVVSAGMDYHLNRNNFIPVQLDYAMYPDNNTSSAKQIILRAGYGFNF, translated from the coding sequence ATGAAAATCATCATTACAGCACTGCTATTATCAGCCCTTGTTTCACCAGCTTATGCGATTCGCACCCTCAGTGTAAAAAAAGACCGCGTCCTTCTAGATCTTGAAGGAGAATCTGTTCAAGCCGGTGAAAAATTGGGAGTTCGTGATGGTGATGGTAAAGCGCGCGCCCTTCTTGAAATCAAACAAGTCAAAAACAACCGAGCAGTCGCCGCGATCCTTAAAGGTTCAATGAGTCCTGACTTTTCCATCGAAAAGCTTTCTCGTGGCGCAAAGTCTTCGCAAACTGCGAGCCGTGCGCCAAAATCTCAATCTGCTTGGGGATTGACTGCGGGTTACGCCATGAATACGATGACTGTAAAACCAACGGGCACTTCAAGCATCTCTCTTTCTGGAAATAGCTTTAATCTTTCGGGCTTCTATCAAATGCAACTAGACGGCAATATCAGTGCGCGCATTTTGGGTGGTTATGAATCCTTGCAAGCTTCTGGAACTTCCTCTGCGGCTTCATGTACGGGCAGCTCAGACTGTAAGGTCGAAATTGGCTACTTGGGTGTTGAAGCCTTGGTTCGTTATACTTTCTTAAAAACGAAGACTATGGAATTCAACGCCGCCGCGGGTTTAGGATTCCTTTTTGCCATGAATAAAAGCAGTAACGTTCTAGACACCAGCAAAATTTCCACAAATCAAACCATCGTGGTGTCTGCAGGAATGGACTATCATCTTAACCGCAACAATTTTATTCCGGTTCAACTTGATTACGCTATGTACCCGGACAACAACACATCTTCCGCAAAACAAATCATCCTTCGCGCGGGATATGGATTTAACTTTTAG
- a CDS encoding BNR-4 repeat-containing protein — translation MKKLVCAALALTAMVVSFKLLRPSSSLEGSGSFSSLNKNKYAPLKLPAFPKTGLNQFNSPAEVANFLESYHERKVFAWEPGYPIYIPAFDSFNRPYFRSHERSQTAPLASGFKKYQHGVWMDLPFDISAVKKHFPNSTVDEIASMNRQDLIWDPKMAVFDKDDILYSVVRIKTKDSANKHYVLMYSKDHGSTWKSQVLLSSSTLPEWYDLERPYTSKPLPGPPAFLYFQASGKVSGYESGFEYWQGTVGTLTLQTTSFDKNGELVADTPLTLSTTAQPIGYRSGSAVKLLRAGDKYFVVWLEATLDHKLEKNQRGRPTNTVPDKNGNPYSGIWVAEYDVKSGLIRKKEILKTWPLNDNHNQPGIVRSSQGILHVIGGSHGGHFTYTSSTKSDSIDTWSAPQFVNTTDSGYSANFNIPGVSGGSQTYVSFIIDSKDKLHVAYRLWAYDKSLFDFEYFGALAYQTAELTSESNLYKWSAPKILVYPNAQEYTHFYQVMTIDRRDHLYLEYSQMRPYAPYYFKTPSGEAINTSAMQNSALLKTSDGGHSWHLVEDEDFR, via the coding sequence ATGAAAAAACTGGTTTGTGCAGCGCTTGCTCTGACAGCGATGGTGGTTTCTTTTAAACTGCTTCGCCCCAGTTCGTCCCTTGAAGGCTCGGGCTCTTTTTCATCTTTGAATAAAAACAAATATGCTCCCTTAAAGCTTCCTGCTTTTCCTAAAACCGGATTGAATCAATTCAATTCTCCCGCGGAAGTCGCGAATTTTTTAGAAAGTTATCACGAGCGCAAAGTTTTTGCCTGGGAGCCAGGTTATCCCATTTACATCCCCGCCTTTGACAGTTTCAATCGACCTTATTTTCGAAGTCACGAGCGCAGCCAGACGGCACCACTCGCCAGCGGATTTAAAAAATATCAACACGGCGTTTGGATGGACTTGCCCTTTGATATTTCCGCAGTGAAAAAACATTTTCCGAATTCCACCGTGGATGAGATCGCTTCCATGAACCGACAAGATCTGATCTGGGATCCGAAGATGGCGGTCTTTGATAAAGACGACATTCTTTACAGCGTCGTCCGTATCAAAACCAAAGACTCAGCGAACAAACACTATGTTCTGATGTACTCAAAGGATCACGGGAGCACTTGGAAAAGTCAGGTTCTTCTAAGCTCTTCAACACTACCTGAATGGTACGACCTTGAAAGACCTTACACTTCAAAACCTCTGCCGGGTCCGCCGGCTTTCTTGTACTTTCAAGCTAGCGGCAAAGTCTCTGGTTACGAAAGTGGATTTGAATACTGGCAAGGAACTGTTGGAACCTTGACGCTGCAAACGACTTCATTTGATAAAAACGGAGAGCTGGTCGCTGACACTCCCCTCACCCTAAGCACAACAGCACAGCCCATCGGTTATCGCAGTGGCAGTGCCGTTAAACTTCTGCGCGCCGGAGATAAATATTTTGTCGTCTGGCTAGAAGCCACTTTGGATCACAAGTTAGAAAAAAATCAAAGAGGTCGCCCTACGAATACGGTGCCCGATAAAAATGGCAATCCCTATTCAGGAATTTGGGTTGCAGAGTATGACGTCAAATCCGGATTGATCAGGAAAAAAGAAATTCTTAAAACCTGGCCTTTGAATGACAACCACAATCAGCCCGGCATTGTGCGCTCAAGCCAAGGAATCTTGCACGTTATTGGCGGATCGCATGGTGGCCACTTCACATATACCTCGTCGACAAAATCGGACTCTATCGATACCTGGTCCGCACCGCAATTTGTGAACACGACGGACAGTGGGTATAGCGCGAACTTCAATATTCCTGGTGTTTCTGGCGGTAGCCAAACTTATGTCTCTTTCATCATCGACAGCAAAGACAAGCTTCATGTGGCCTATCGCCTGTGGGCTTACGATAAGTCCCTTTTTGACTTTGAATATTTCGGAGCACTGGCCTACCAAACGGCGGAGCTTACAAGCGAATCGAATCTTTACAAATGGAGTGCTCCAAAGATTTTGGTCTACCCGAATGCGCAAGAATACACGCATTTCTATCAAGTGATGACCATTGATCGTCGCGATCATCTTTACTTAGAGTACAGTCAGATGCGTCCCTATGCGCCTTACTATTTCAAGACTCCATCCGGAGAGGCTATTAACACCTCGGCCATGCAGAACTCCGCCTTACTGAAAACCAGTGACGGCGGACACTCTTGGCATTTGGTGGAGGACGAGGATTTTCGCTAA
- a CDS encoding S1 family peptidase codes for MFKKLSLTLAVALTLSACAETAQQAQVELSGQQKGVIGGDKVEANSRISRSTVGLYDENAKALCTGTLIAPNLVLTAAHCIDPTSDKMVVLFGQEFKNADASQLRRVVKKVQHKFYGEMKAEDMYDIAMLRFEGTAPAGYAPAPLLSDFSGIRKNTEVVVAGFGLNWAWGVKKGAGTLRTTTLKVKSPMNGSTEIMLDQSLRRGICSGDSGGPAYLDVNGQLYLLGVASRGDSLPIPLTPDCFILSVFTRVDAHADWINETALELLK; via the coding sequence ATGTTTAAAAAGCTATCTCTTACTTTGGCCGTCGCATTAACATTAAGCGCCTGTGCCGAGACCGCTCAGCAAGCGCAAGTGGAATTAAGTGGCCAACAAAAAGGTGTCATTGGTGGCGATAAAGTAGAAGCAAATAGCCGCATCAGCCGTTCGACCGTCGGTCTTTATGACGAAAATGCTAAAGCCCTTTGCACTGGAACTTTGATTGCACCAAATCTTGTTTTAACAGCTGCACACTGTATCGATCCCACATCGGATAAAATGGTGGTTTTATTCGGTCAGGAATTTAAAAATGCTGACGCTTCTCAACTTCGTCGCGTCGTTAAAAAAGTTCAGCACAAATTCTATGGTGAGATGAAGGCAGAAGACATGTACGACATCGCCATGCTTCGTTTTGAAGGTACGGCTCCCGCGGGTTATGCTCCGGCTCCCCTTCTTTCGGACTTCTCTGGCATCAGAAAAAACACAGAAGTCGTTGTTGCAGGCTTTGGTTTGAACTGGGCTTGGGGAGTTAAAAAAGGGGCTGGCACTCTGCGCACAACCACTTTGAAAGTGAAGTCTCCCATGAACGGCTCTACCGAAATCATGTTGGATCAATCACTTCGCCGTGGTATTTGCAGCGGTGACTCTGGTGGCCCTGCTTATCTTGATGTGAACGGTCAGTTGTATCTCTTGGGTGTTGCAAGTCGCGGCGATTCTTTGCCGATTCCGTTGACTCCGGATTGTTTTATTCTTTCCGTTTTCACTCGTGTTGATGCCCATGCCGACTGGATCAATGAAACAGCTCTTGAGTTGTTGAAATAA
- a CDS encoding DUF2785 domain-containing protein: MVRRLQTSRMLIPLLLSLQGFNALAADLSPQIANKHLLPKAVQVQVTQRGMKYFDNRLSDLLGNLGVKLDEGYFPAMSYTFEKPINPDDFKDSNPEMVKMYAQVRDLLTQWLVGFSMDEHRPTIEIGESGYIANFSRFGLVTDEALMKALGKRDGAVLAIELEVKKLSIATHSVKAWDMNNEFLGQVGLEDVSITAGDDTTPLKIRLPFYIRSNANGGLDFEALEIDNNLSEAPIAYQYKKLIVPQIAVEINGKKFQLNTAQLDAMLMEQAPVILQKVRESLGDFARKQLPELLNQKAKEFLSGSLEQVQDMVPPGTEEYDRRPNFKWGLKLQNINLKKSLNIELTAYVEDPINPQSRPVASNGPRGLPQVNLLPQENYDLALTLDRALINRVLQLSYERKNFETIRQSNGTVLKLKAAPTIDYVKTPAGAVLKPQEAFVKLHVSVENEPGHIALKDKIVIDFDIIAKLRQLSDKSGMQLQLHSIDVDSLVMDNKYLSLVGKLMPGKVREGVKERLREQSAGWKTVDEVIPGSLPLPPVILGIKLDINRVAVDPNGHIVMYLDYAKTGAKK, encoded by the coding sequence ATGGTACGTCGGCTTCAAACATCGCGCATGTTGATTCCCCTGCTACTGTCGTTGCAAGGCTTTAATGCCTTGGCTGCGGACTTGAGTCCTCAGATTGCGAACAAGCACCTCTTGCCTAAAGCAGTGCAAGTGCAAGTCACGCAACGTGGAATGAAGTACTTTGATAACCGTTTGAGCGATCTATTAGGAAACCTCGGTGTGAAGCTCGATGAAGGTTATTTCCCGGCGATGAGCTATACTTTTGAAAAGCCCATCAACCCTGATGATTTTAAAGACTCCAATCCTGAAATGGTAAAAATGTATGCACAAGTTCGCGACCTTCTGACTCAATGGTTGGTTGGCTTTTCAATGGACGAACACCGCCCTACGATTGAGATCGGCGAGTCCGGCTATATCGCCAACTTTTCTCGTTTCGGCTTGGTGACCGATGAAGCCCTGATGAAAGCACTGGGAAAGCGCGACGGCGCGGTTTTGGCTATCGAACTTGAAGTCAAAAAGCTTTCTATTGCCACTCACTCTGTGAAAGCTTGGGATATGAACAATGAATTTCTGGGTCAAGTGGGCCTGGAAGATGTTTCCATCACTGCAGGTGACGACACGACTCCTTTGAAAATTCGTCTTCCCTTCTACATTCGCTCCAACGCCAATGGAGGGTTGGATTTTGAAGCCTTAGAGATTGACAACAATCTTTCCGAAGCTCCCATTGCTTACCAATACAAAAAATTAATCGTCCCGCAAATCGCGGTTGAAATTAACGGAAAAAAGTTTCAGCTCAACACCGCTCAACTTGATGCGATGTTGATGGAGCAGGCGCCGGTCATCCTTCAAAAAGTCCGTGAAAGCCTGGGTGACTTTGCTCGTAAGCAATTGCCCGAACTTTTGAATCAAAAAGCCAAAGAATTTTTAAGTGGCTCTTTGGAGCAGGTTCAAGACATGGTTCCACCTGGAACCGAAGAATACGACCGCCGCCCTAACTTTAAATGGGGTTTAAAACTTCAGAATATCAATTTGAAAAAATCTTTGAATATTGAGCTGACGGCTTACGTTGAGGATCCAATCAATCCTCAAAGTCGCCCGGTGGCATCCAACGGCCCTCGCGGTCTTCCCCAAGTCAATTTGCTGCCGCAGGAAAACTACGACCTTGCTTTGACGCTGGATCGCGCTTTGATCAACCGTGTTTTGCAGTTAAGTTACGAACGTAAAAACTTTGAGACCATCCGCCAATCCAACGGCACCGTATTGAAGCTAAAGGCGGCGCCAACGATTGACTATGTAAAAACTCCAGCCGGCGCGGTCTTAAAGCCACAGGAGGCTTTCGTAAAACTGCATGTTTCAGTTGAAAATGAACCGGGTCATATCGCTCTTAAAGATAAAATCGTGATTGATTTCGACATCATTGCAAAATTACGCCAGTTGAGCGATAAGTCCGGCATGCAGCTGCAGTTGCATTCCATCGATGTGGACTCTTTGGTTATGGACAACAAATACCTTTCACTTGTGGGTAAGTTGATGCCAGGCAAAGTGCGCGAAGGTGTGAAAGAACGACTGCGTGAGCAAAGTGCAGGCTGGAAAACTGTGGATGAAGTCATCCCGGGAAGTTTGCCTCTTCCACCTGTGATTTTAGGAATTAAATTGGATATCAATCGCGTTGCTGTCGATCCAAACGGTCACATCGTCATGTATCTAGACTACGCGAAAACAGGAGCTAAAAAATGA
- a CDS encoding flavin monoamine oxidase family protein: MAKSSFTRREFLKVSALGTSAMALSSCTSLDRYFMGDKRNFKNEVVILGAGAAGLSAAFELKKRKIPFRIFEASSRVGGRVQSVTVFPQGGPVAELGAEFFDSSHTRVFDLAKELNIPTSEVKAATGLEAHLFSFDKKVYKVKDIAARLKTLQNPFRRIRSELYREQDVILTYRNSFQFERAAYYDSLSLADLLDSWKSEVDPLVLQLIEAQAVSRFGVDAKDQSALHFLSTLDAEGSSLLAGRAVYRMDGGLSNLMQTLSARVAGVIPDYVVKLNSPLTEIVEDDGAFELTFQTPEGKETFTTRHVICTLPFSKLREVNGVQNLNFSQAKKENIMSQAYATHAKGTLGFASPFWRDRRGNVPANVGNFTGDFVTQKIWDSGRAQKGTQGLLTFQRAGASGAKAGAAATGEALKDLDIFYNDLPVISEGASEVANWQQRKWALGSMAVFKPGQYMRFKGVAAEPEYGGRFQFAGEHTSVRFAGTLHGALDSGIRAASEIQV, encoded by the coding sequence ATGGCAAAAAGTTCTTTTACTCGCCGTGAATTTTTAAAAGTTTCTGCTCTAGGCACGTCAGCTATGGCACTTAGCAGCTGCACAAGCTTAGATCGCTATTTTATGGGCGATAAAAGAAATTTTAAAAATGAAGTCGTCATCCTGGGGGCGGGTGCGGCGGGACTTTCTGCCGCCTTTGAACTTAAAAAACGCAAAATTCCATTCCGTATTTTCGAGGCCTCCTCACGAGTCGGTGGGCGTGTTCAGTCCGTGACCGTCTTTCCGCAAGGAGGGCCCGTTGCGGAATTAGGTGCCGAGTTTTTTGATAGCTCACACACTCGCGTCTTTGACTTGGCAAAAGAGCTTAATATTCCGACAAGCGAAGTGAAGGCCGCGACGGGACTTGAAGCTCATCTTTTTTCGTTCGACAAAAAAGTTTATAAAGTGAAAGACATCGCTGCACGTCTTAAAACTTTGCAAAATCCTTTCCGTCGTATTCGTAGCGAATTGTATCGTGAACAAGATGTCATCCTGACATATCGAAATTCTTTTCAGTTTGAACGAGCGGCCTATTATGACTCTTTGTCCTTAGCGGATCTGTTGGATAGTTGGAAAAGTGAAGTGGATCCGTTGGTGCTCCAACTGATCGAAGCTCAAGCGGTCAGCCGTTTCGGTGTCGATGCGAAAGACCAGTCGGCTCTTCATTTCTTGTCGACTCTCGATGCGGAAGGAAGTTCGCTTTTAGCGGGGCGAGCGGTGTATCGCATGGATGGGGGACTCTCAAATCTGATGCAAACACTGTCAGCGCGGGTTGCTGGTGTGATACCCGATTACGTGGTGAAGCTGAACAGTCCTTTAACGGAAATCGTGGAAGATGATGGAGCCTTTGAACTTACTTTCCAAACGCCGGAAGGAAAAGAAACTTTCACGACAAGACATGTGATCTGCACTTTGCCTTTTTCAAAACTGCGCGAGGTCAACGGCGTTCAGAATTTAAATTTCTCTCAAGCGAAAAAAGAAAACATCATGTCGCAGGCCTATGCGACACACGCGAAAGGCACGTTGGGGTTTGCTTCTCCGTTCTGGCGTGATCGTCGTGGGAATGTGCCTGCCAATGTCGGAAACTTTACGGGAGATTTTGTAACTCAAAAAATATGGGACTCGGGACGAGCGCAGAAGGGGACTCAAGGTCTGTTAACTTTCCAGCGTGCCGGAGCTTCCGGAGCCAAAGCCGGGGCCGCCGCGACCGGGGAAGCGTTGAAGGATCTGGATATTTTCTATAATGATCTTCCAGTGATTTCAGAAGGTGCTTCAGAAGTTGCTAACTGGCAGCAACGTAAATGGGCTTTAGGATCCATGGCGGTCTTTAAACCTGGTCAGTATATGCGATTTAAAGGTGTGGCCGCTGAACCCGAGTATGGTGGAAGGTTTCAGTTTGCTGGCGAGCACACGAGCGTTCGATTTGCGGGAACTTTGCACGGAGCCCTGGACAGCGGCATTCGTGCTGCCTCGGAAATTCAAGTTTAA
- a CDS encoding 2OG-Fe(II) oxygenase: MAQNQINLINLERMFDDLAQNNWAASSTVFTREFCQNLAHECQKLHSEGAFQKASIGRGVTKTVHTEIRGDFTLWIEEDAATPLQKAFLSNLQLLLQKLNQDFYLGLKRYETHFALYPPGAGYDKHIDNHRGSGARKITFILYLNESWQKGDGGELSLYQPDQENVLITQIEPLLGTLVLFRSDLFPHQVEKSFQPRLSITGWFRDDAS; the protein is encoded by the coding sequence TTGGCACAGAATCAAATCAATCTCATAAATCTAGAAAGAATGTTTGATGATTTAGCACAGAATAACTGGGCGGCTTCATCCACAGTTTTCACTCGAGAATTCTGCCAAAATCTTGCCCACGAGTGTCAAAAACTTCACTCGGAAGGAGCCTTTCAAAAAGCCTCGATCGGACGCGGAGTCACAAAAACAGTTCACACAGAAATCCGTGGTGATTTCACTCTGTGGATCGAAGAGGACGCCGCGACTCCTTTGCAGAAAGCTTTTCTGTCAAATCTGCAGTTGCTTTTACAAAAGCTTAATCAGGATTTTTACTTAGGACTGAAAAGATATGAAACGCATTTTGCTCTCTACCCACCGGGGGCGGGCTATGATAAGCATATCGATAATCATCGAGGTAGCGGAGCAAGAAAGATCACTTTCATTCTGTACCTCAATGAAAGCTGGCAAAAGGGAGACGGTGGTGAATTGAGTCTCTATCAGCCTGATCAGGAAAATGTTCTGATCACTCAGATCGAGCCTCTGCTTGGCACCCTTGTTCTTTTCCGCAGTGACCTCTTCCCTCATCAAGTCGAGAAGAGCTTTCAACCACGCCTGAGTATCACAGGATGGTTTAGGGACGATGCATCATGA